The region gtccatgggattctccaggcaagaatactggagtgagttgccattttcttctccagggaatcttcccaacctagggatggaacccaggtctcctgcattgcaggcagaatctttactgccTGGTACTGCATAAAGACCTCCAAaaatctgttattattattttttaatgttaaagagTCAAATTTATATGCTGTAGTGTTGGTTAGTTGAGTTCTCTGTTGCAAAGATCAGAAACCAAATTAAGATCATTTGAATAATAAAAGGGAAGTTAAAACATAAGGATATAGGATgattctgcccccccccccccccactccagtattcttgcctggaaaatcccatggacagaggagcctgatgggcgcagttcatggagtcgctaagagtcagacatgactgagtgacttcactttcacttttcactttcatgcattggagaaggaaatggcaacccactccagtgttcttgcctggagaatcccagggacgggggagcctggtgggctgccgtctatggggtcacacagagtcgaacatgactgaagcgacttagtagcagcagcatggAACAGAATGAtggcaagaaataaaaatttagactTTCTGTTTGCCTTTCaggtcttctctctctttttttttctcagcaaacAAACTTTCTCTgatctgtgagtgtgtgtgctaagtcgcgtcagacgtgtcagactctgtgtgaccccatggactgggttccccatggacccaccaggctcctctgtccataggatttcccagacaagaatactcaaGCTACCTAAGACAGTTGCAAAAAGGGCAAGAACATTATAAGTTGATAAGTTAAAAATCACTTTTGGATGGCCCCATagctgaaaaatacaaatatttctgaGAAAGTCACAGAAAATCTATGGTAATatgctgatttaaaaaatcagctgataaatAATATACTATCAGAATAATAAAGTATAAACGGTTGAACTATTGAAAAATCATCAGAAATCACAAATAGTCACTGGTTTGGAAAAAGGTACCAATAACTCATGTTTGTACCCAAATTCCTAGGTCTCAAAAGGACTCAatgttcattttctaatttaatcaAGAAAACTTTCTAAAGTCTCAGAGAGGTTTAGTGATTTCCCTAAATGCAGACTCAGGATTCAAGCCACATGTTATCCCTGTATACACAGAGGTCTACCTTATAGAAtctgttttccctacttttcaaAGGTGGTTTAACTTTTATTTAGcatagaaaaacctgaatgaggcttgaaacttctaattctgagaatataaagaaatactatgttgtaaaAACAAAtccaggaaattaacatgtgatacagtaCTATTGactaaaatacagattttgttcaaatttcaaaaaaagaaaaaaaggggtgGATTGTACTGACATCGATTCTGGTGATATTCTATTATAGTTTTGCAAGGTTTTACCATTAAGGGAAACTGTGAAGGATACAGTGAATTTCTCTGTGTTCTTCCTTACACGTGAAtgtatatttttctcaaaataaaaattttaacttaaaaaagaaagtaaaggcagaaatgcttttttaatattataataatattttatttatttatttggctgcattaaGTCTTATTTGGAGCACacgggatcttttgttgcagcatatgggatctggttccctgaccagggatcaaacctgggtctcctgcattgggagcacagagtcttagccaccggaccaccagggaagtccaagaaataatttttaaagtgctaAATTTTTAGCGGGAAAAGTAGACTACAAAAAGTTATTTCTTCATCTAATTCAAAAGCAAATAAAGTTGAAAACCCTCTAtagtaaccattttttttttttaaagcaaataactAGAACAAAAACAATCAACTTTCAGAGTACAGGAACATAGCCCTTGCTTCACTGTAATGTCTGATGTGAAATGACtgaattcttattaaaaatagGCTTTAAGCAAAGTTAAAAAAGGAGACCAATATCTAACATTCTCTCACCTGTAAGACACATGCTAAAAATGAAACTATTCAAATATCTGAGATTAAGGAAGCCCTGAAGATTTCTTATGTCAGCACAAGCAGGTGTTAGGATCCAGGTTGCAATGATTGTTATGTATGCCTGAGAACTTGGGAGAAAATGACTAAGCctgggaaaggaagagaacaAGGTAATAGTTTGCTGGTGTCCCGGGAGATAAGAGAAactttatggttaccaaagggatgTAGATTCAGCTCCCGTCTTTGTGGCACCAGAGGAAAAGGCATGTGGTAAAGAAGTTATACTATAATAGAGCCTGTGAGGCCAATGCTTCTATATGAATGATGTAATGTATGTTTCACCCACATGATCCCAGGTGTTCTGTGCAAGTGTGCACACTTGTGAAGGAGGAAGTGGAACAAACTTAAATTGGCTTCAGTTGATCATATTAGCAAGGCTACAGCAGTTGAAGAGCTCCCATTGTCAGGTTTGTCCAGAAGAACAAGCAAGTAAAATTTTCCAGGAAAACGTGATTATGATAGATTCTccctctaaaaataaaaatgctactaTGAagcaatgattttctttttttttttgaagcaatgattttcaaaattatattatcttgaatttaaaaaggtaaattgaTGAGTAAAATAGGATAGTTCCTAGAAGTAGATGTAAACAACAGTAAcagatcaagaaaagaaaaagacaaagagcaATAACTCATCTATAGAAAAGCATAGTACTGTTTTAAAAGGGATTAATCTGGACAAAAATTAGCTTAACTctcatcttgaaagtgaaagggttagtagctctcagttgtattcaactctctgcaaccccatgaactgcattgcttgtcaggctcctctgtccatggaattctccaggcaagaatactggagtaggttgccatttccttctccaggggatcttcccaacccaaggatcgaatgcagggtctcttgcattgcaggcagattctttactgtctgagtcaccaagaaagCCCCAGCTCCCACCATGCACTGTAACAAATTCCACCTTCAGCAGCTGTGAAGCTGGGGAGATCCTGGCCAGGAGACAGATGTCAGATCTCATTGTCTTCCCAGCCTTTCAACCCTCCCCTGAAGCCCCTCAATAAAATGGTTTgatccccccaaaataagtaaatttcaGGTAACTTGTCTCCTGTGCATCCCTTCAGCCTCATCCCTGGATACCCACAGCATCCCACTTTATGCTCAGCCATAGAAAACTGCCTAAAGCACCCTAAATGTGGTACCACACCTTTGTCCATTCTGTTTCCTTAGCttgctcccctctccctcctaaTTTTTGTCCAAATAACCACTTCTGTTCCACTCTCAAGTCTCAGCTCAATAGCAGTGCTTCTAGAAAGTCATACCTAGTGCTTcataggactctgtgcttctttGGTGCACACACCTTTGGCACTTTCCACATAGAATTGAAATGACCTGTTCTGTATTTTTCTCTCCAGTGGATTGTCTTCATTCTGGATGGCAGGCATGGTACCTTACTCAGCTTTTTATTCTCAGAATTTAGCATGGTGTCTGACACACACAGGTATTTGATACATGTTTGTGGAGCTGAAATAAACCGAACAAATTAAGTAGTCTTTGAGTAGTCCCATAGCCTGCAGCCAGGATTCTTACAAAGCTTATCGCATTATATCAATAAATCGGTGTTTTGGGAAGCAATACAACAACATGCAACAAAAACCATGAAAATGTTCATTCTCTTTTACTTGGCATTTTCCTGTTTGTGAATACTCCCCAAAGAAATGATCCCAAGGGGAAAAATTTACACAGATGTTCCCGGTAACTCTagttaaaatagtgaaaaaacCTGGAGGTGATCCAAGTGTCTAATAGGGAAATGACTAAGCAAACAATGGGATTATAATAGAGCTATTAAAAATGACAGAGGTGAGGACTATGTCAACATGGAGAAGTGTGTATCTGCAGGAACGTTAAGTGGAGAAAAGAACACAGGCCAGTGTTTAAACACGAATGGTTAaggatgtgtgtgtacatgaaaGATCAGAGGCTAATCTGCAGAAATTGAAAATGGCTGGAGTTCAATACTTTCTTTCCTGTGCAATTCCATAAATTTCTGGCATTAATAGTTTAGATCTCATGCAACATAGgtatcttttttattaattaaaaaaaaaattaaaaaaattttttggctgtgtagGTCTTAATTGCTGCACCTAGGATCTTCATTATGTTAAACAGGATCTTTCAGTATCTTTCATTGCTCACACAGattctctaattgtggcatggcttagttgctctgaagcacatggaatcttagttcctcgaccaggggttgaacctgtgtcccctgccttgcaaggcaaattcttaaccacttgaccactagggaagttcccaACATGGATATGTGGAAAGTTTGCAAAATAAGGGCTCTAAATTTCCTATCAGGTTGTAATTTAGTGCTAAATTCTCAtcaaattattatgaaaatagcaaCACTTCTTTAAGAGaacaaaatactttaaattcAGCAAGTAATTTGAGTCTAATTATGTGCTATAGCACTTACATGCTCatgaaatttaccaaaaaaatgggcaaagatccTCAGGCAGTGGTGGTATTATTTTAACTTACTTGTGTTTATTTCGATGACTATACACATTAGGACCTAGCACAAAGGAAAGTCTGAAAAACCTTTGGCCTAAATCTCACATTCACAAATTGTCTCAATTTTATACTTTTGACACTGTCTTCAAAAAGGGTTCTATGCACAGTCACTGAGATACACCAAGAAAGgctaaaagaaaaacatcatcaCTGGGgacatctctggtggtccaagggtaagactccatgtttccaatgcaaggggcccggattagatccctggtcaggcaactaggtcccgcatgctgcagtgaagattgaagatcccttGTGTTGCAActgagactcagcacagccaaataaataaatattaaattaaaaaatttttatttttaattggaggataattgcttacaatattgtgttcgcTTCTGCCATACTTCAACATggatcaaccataggtatacacatgtcccctctctcttgacccgcccaccccatcccacccctctaggttgtcccagagcaccaagtGCCAGCTCCCCAAACTTGTGTCACACTGCCAGTGTAGCGCACTATGTTACAAATCAGGGATTATCTTGTGAATAGAGAAATAGTGACATTGTAAGATCTGTCATATggcaattaaaagaaagaaaccacacatttttatatctcattttaaaatgtcttcttttcatttgtttcatttgattgaagtatagctgatttacagtgttatgttcaTTTCTGCTGCAGCCACACGGAtggactgtcatactgagtgaagtaagataGAGAAATATCATAGATACTGTTTgtgtgtggaatctaagaaaagggtacaaatgaacttatttacaaaaacagaaatagagtcacagatgtagaaaacacacttatggttaccaagaggggaaagaaggggggataaattgggagactgggactaacatatacacactactctatataaaataggtaactaataaggacctactctatagcacaggaaactactcaAATACTCTGTAATGCCCTGTatggaaaaaatctaaaaaagagtggatacatgtatatgcataactgatttactttcctACACAGCAtaaacaacattataaatcaattagactccaataaaaatcaatttaaaaaatttctgttgtacagcaagtgattcagttatactgggttggccaaaaagttcgtatGAGTTTTTCCATAGGATATTATgaaaaaacccgaatgaactttttgggaCAGCcctatatatacattcttttaaaaaatattgtttcattttggtttctcATAGAAACACTGAAGAtaattttctgtgctatacaggaggaccttcttgtttataaaatttcttctttaaaaaaaaattcactgagaCCCTTAAAAAAATGGAGGTGGCCCAGACCTTTCTAGAACTCTGGGAGGCCCAGAACATAgttatcactttatttttaaaatgtgataattttAGCTAGGGGCCCCAGACTAATGAGTTGTTAATAACTTAACTGTATAAACACCTGACTCACAAACTGCTACCTACTAGCCATACTGTTTCTGCTGCCTTGTAACCAGTGGTCAGAGAATTCACAGCTTCTCCAGCAGTTGTTCACAGCCCTGGTTGCATGTTTAATCTGAAGGTCAGTCACCATTTTCAATGTAACGTGTCCAGGGTGATGGGTTACAAGTGCCCAGAAAACAGTTTAGAAAAGAAGTttgtgggcatacacaccgaggaaaccagatctgaaagagacacgtgcaccccaatgttcatcgcagcactgtttataatagccaggacatggaagcaatctagatgcccatcagcagacgaatggatgaggaagctgtggtacatatacaccatggaatatcactcagccattaaaaagaattcatttgaatcagttctaatgagatggatgaaactggagtccattatacagagcgaagtaagccagaaagataaagaccattacagtatactaacacatatatatggaatttagaaagatggtaacgataaccctatatgcaaaacagaaaaagagactcagatgtatagaacagacttgtggactctgtgggagaaggcgagggtgggatgtttcaagagaacagcattgaaacatgtatattatctagggtgaaacagatcaccagcccaggttgggtgcatgagacaagtgctcgggcctggtgcactgggaagacccagagggatcgggtggagagggaagtgggaggggggaccgggatggggaatacatgtaaatccatggctaattcatttcaatgtatgacaaaaaccactgcaatgttgtaaagtaattagcctccaactaataaaaaaaatggaaaaaaaaaaaaagaaaagaagtttgaGGGTGCAGTCCCCAAGATGTTGAAGGAACTGCCTCAATAATACTTTTGACCAAATACCTTCAATTATTCCTCAAATTTCTTATTGTGcataaatatatgaaagtaaataaatactgagTCAAAAGTATTATGTTCATGTGTCCATTTTTAGAAATGATGTGAAGTACCAGATTTTTATAGGCGGTAAAACTACAAGCCCAAactgtcaaatgaatgaattctttttgttccttaaaaaaaaaaaaagaaaatggatttataacacagagaaaaacaaattcttgGATACTGGCTGAGGTCAGTACTGCCCATTCTTCTGGACCTCCTCCACTTCATCCTACTTCTGTACTATGATTATCGATGCTCTGAAGATGATGATCCTCTCTGTATCCCAGAACATTCACCCATTCATGAAATCAAGATTTATTTGTGTTCATCTAAACCCCAAAcacgggcttctctggtggctcagtggtaaagaatctgcctgccaatgcaggagatgagggttcgatccctgggtcaggaagatcccctgggaaaggaagtggcaacccactccagtattcctgcctgagaatcccatggacagaggagcctggcataccaCAGCTACCAcgcagtgactaaacaacaacaaaaccccaaacacAAGAAAATGTCCAGGGAAGTTGGAGGAGCAAATGAGAATTGAAGAATCAGGGTACATTGTCTCACTCCCTGCCTACTATACCAccgcctcccacccccccaccgccTGCCCGCCTGCCTGCTTTACAGGCATTCACCTGTAAAGGTGAATTCACCCTGCCTTACATCCCATTTGGAATGACTATGCCTATGGGTTCAGTGGAAGACATTTTCCCACCTCTTACCTCAAAAGCAGAGGCAGGCACTGAAGGTGTCTGACTGAGGGTTATGTTTATCCTTTGAGGAGCTGTAACCAGAATTTTTGGACATGGGTCAAATTCAGAAAAAGCAAGTTCAAAAGGCCCAGGCAAAAACCTGGGTTGTGTTCCTCAATACAATGTCTACTTATAAAGGTGGGGGACTTGTGTTCAAGAAAGATATGGTTGCTAAGGCTTTCCAGATGAACCAGAGAGTTGCGACAATAATTCGTATCTGGGAACCTGTGGTAGGAGTCTTCCTGGCTGAGCAGCCAACACCTATCTGAATGTCCCAGAAAGCATCCTCTCCTGAATGATCCAGAATATTGCCCTTCAGCCGGTGCTTCACTCCGTGGGGGTAGAATGCACTCATATAACCATCGCCTGGGCTACAGTGGTTGCTTCCCATGAAAACCCAGGAAACAGAATCTCCGCTGCTGTTGAAAGTGTATAATTAGCTCCTCGTGCAGCCTGACCCCACTGATTTTTCTGACGCATTTGGCCCGAGGTGTGCCCTTTCTGAGACCTCTAAGAGCTTCTCCGCAGCTGGAGATGCTCAAAACTGCACGCAGCACTTCCTGTGGGCGTGGCTCTGCATTCTGAAGGCTGCGCGCCTACTGAATCACGTGTTTCAAATGCTCAGATTCAcgatgcttttttttaaaaaaaaaatacgggAGTGGACTGTGAGTGGCTCTATCAGACAGAgtctcttccctttttctttttaaaaagtggttgtGTACTGATGGCCTCCCAAGAAACACTATAATTGGTCAGCCTGGGGTGCGTTTGATGTCCGCTCAGATAACGTCATTAGCTATTTTCAGGAAAGGGAAGGCAGAGTATGCCCCCGGGACAATGACAGCACTTGTTTCAAGTTGGGGAAGAGCCTGTGGTTCTTTTCCTGCGTTTGGGCGAAAGCGAACACACAATGTTCATTTCCTAAATACGGGATGTGCTGCGAGGCTGGCTGGTCATTTTCCACCATGTCATATCCTTCTGGATGAAGGCAGCAGGGGCCAGGACAGGAAATGGCAAATTCTCAGAATAAGACAAGGCTTTCCCAGGGCTGTCATTGGCTCTCTGGAACTATAAAGCTTGCTCATCCAGAAACAGCCTCAGATTCTTCTTTCCTGGAGATAGCCAGAAGTGAATGGTAAGTGGGGAGACCAGAGGAATGCTATCTGAAAGAATAGCCACTGGACTGGTACTACTGGGGTTGTAGCCTTGGTCCATAATACATTTTGAGAAACTTTGCCTCCTTTTTGCTCAGAGGTGTCTTTATCTGGCAGTTTGTCAGTGGTGGGTACAATTGTGGAGGCATGCTAATAAAATTAAGATCTAGGAGTCTAGAGACCAGTGGACTTCTACACTGGGCTCTGTGAAGTATCAGCGGCAGATAGAACTTATCTGTGTTTCAATTTCCTCACCTTCCACTTGAGAATAATGATTTCTGCCCTGATATCTGACAGTAGTGAATTGTTGGATTTCTATAGCTTTGTCACTTTTGAGAAGTTCCTAATAATGAAAAGTACAATGGCTATGAAGGGAGAAATCTTTGGCAACTAGAAAGGATGTACTTTTACTCAGGATGTAGTTTTCTCTGTTAGTCATCTTCAATTGGCTTCCGTTCAGCTCAGTACTGGTAGCCCTCAGTGAGCTGTTCAATAAAAATTGTGGtcccttttaaaattctgttcaaTTGTTACTCATTTTTAAAGGGAGCTTTCATCATAAAGGAACAAACTGGTGCTAGTgtaatttagttttaattaagcATGTATCAGAGTAAGATTTCTGAAGACCTGATGAACTCTAGTTAGAAGAAATAGCACAAGCCTAAGTAATCTTAGGCTTGATTCTAAGATAAGAGCTGGGAAAAATAACAAGCAGAAGAGTTGCTTCAGGTGAGCATCTAACTTAGAAAAATTATTGTCGTACATTTGATAGATGCTTTTTGAGTTTTTGGTGATTTGTCTTTTTCACTCATCAGAGAGGGGGAAAACTATTGCAAAACTCCTAAGATCTTAGTCTTCTTGTAAGGAAAGGGCTTTGTAAAGGGGTACAACCTATTGCTTGCCACATGTCATCTTGCAGAGAAGAGGGCTCAGTATTCCGTGCCTGTTCAGTCCTGGgaggctctttctgaccccatggattgtagcctgccaggcttctccatccatggacttctccaggcaagaatactggagtgggtagccatttccttctctaggagatcatccccacccagggatcgaacttgcatctcctgcattggcagactgattctttaccacttagccacctgggaagcccttcagtaTTGCAGTAGACTTCTAATATtaatagctgctgctgcttctgctaagtcacttcagtcgtgtccgactctgtgtgaccccatagacatcagcccaccaagttcctctgtccacaggattctctaggcaagaatactggagtggattgccatttttttctccaaatattaaTAGCACCACTCCCTTatttaacagattaaaaaaagaaaaatcaatcctTGGCATTCCCTGGGAGAAAAGTGGACGAGAGCATTATTCCTATTGGCTTGCTCGTATTTAAGTCCTGGGAAGTGAAGGACTTGTCCCAGATGACAGAACGGGTCTTTGAGAACCTGACacatgactcactggaaaatgaCCCGTTTCCCTTTGGGTGGCCGTAGCTGTTGCGCTCGACTTCGGGCTAACCGCGCGTCTCGTCCCCGCAGGACATGGAGAGGCCGGCGGCCCGGGAGCTGCAGGGCGCGGATGCTCTGCGACGCTTCCAGGGGCTGCTGCTGGACCGCCGAGGACGGCTGCACGGCCAGCTACTGCGTCTGCGCGAGGTGGCACGGCGCCTAGAGCGCCTACGTCGGCGCTCCCTGGCGGCCAACGTGGCCGGCAGCTCGCTGAGCGCGGCGGGCGCTGTGGCCGCCATCGTGGGACTCTCGCTCAGCCCCGTCACCCTGGGGGTCTCGCTGCTGGCGTCGGCCGTGGGGCTTGGGGTGGCCACCGCCGGCGGGGCCGTCACCATCACGTCCGACCTCGCCCTGATCTTCTGCAACTCCCGGGAGCTGCGGCGCGTGCAGGAGATCGCGGCCATCTGCCAGGACCAGATGCGCGAGATGCTGAGCTGCCTCGACTTCTTCCGCCGCGGGCAGGGCGGCGGAGACCGCCAGCTGCTGCAGTGCGGGAGGAACGCGTCCATCGCGCTCTACAACTCGGTATACTTCATCGTCTTCTTTGGTTCCCGCGGCTTCCTCGTGCCCAGGCGGGCCGAGGGGGCCACCAGGGTTAGCCAGGCCGTGCTAAAGGCCAAGATTCAGAAACTGGCCGAGAGCCTGGAGTCCTGCACTCGGGCGCTGGACGAGCTCAGCGAGCAGCTGGAGTTCAGAGTCCAGCTCTACACGAAGAGCAGCCGCGGCCACGACCTCAAGATCTCGGCTGACCGGCCCAGGGGGCAGTTTTTCTGAGAACATCTTTTCCCATCTAATGACAGAATCCTGAAAACCATCCCCATGGGATGCTCCATATTTGTATCTCCCTCAGGAAAACACCAAGTTGGGCTAGGAGCTGAATGCAAAAGATGAGAAAAACTATTCGAtgatggggtgaggggtgggggtgtgttCTCCCAACTCTTCTTTACCCATCACTGACATCCTGCCAGGGGCTGAGTGCTAGGGACTTTTACCTGCCTGATCCTGGTGGGATGTATGACCTGAAAACTATTTTACCTTTTATCATAACCGTTCAGTCTTCACGCCCTTGGGCACTCCTGATTTAAAGTTGTTGCAACGTGCCTGTCTCTGCCTCGGCGGGTGATTTGAGACGAGGCTGGAGAGCGGTGCAGACATCCCCACTCTCTGGGTCCTCTCCGAGCCCCACTAGGCTTTGAGGTCCTGAAAAACACCCGTGAGAAGAGACACTAGCTTTAGAACCTCTCTGGCAGAGTTTCTGAGTATGAAGAACTCCAGAATCTAGTGCTCATCAGACTCTCTGAACTGTGTAGGAGGGTTCAGGACCCAAGGGACGCACCTCCCGCTGATATGCGCCCCCTCCTCTCTCAGCGTACCCTGCTCACAGATCCAACCTGGGGGTGGAGTGGACCTTCCTAGGTGACTTCATAGCCAGACCTCCAGGTGCTCTGAGAGGGGAAATCCACTAAACCTTCACCTAAGTCCCGCCCCCTTGcggaagaaaatgaaggaagagaaaatggttAACAGTTTCATTTACTGACTTCATGCTTTAGAGAAGGAATCAGTGGCTTTTGAGTTAGTCCTGGGTTTATTCTGTGTGAGACTTGGCTTCCTAGTCTGTAAAATGGATGCTAAAAGCTCACTCTATTGGGAAGTATTGAGTAAGATAAAGACAAGCAGTGTCTGGGTGGTAAAGAGTGGTCTCTGGGCTtgtagcatcacctgggaacttgttagaaaggcCAATTCTTGGACTCAGCTCTAGACTTAAGGAGTCAGCAACACAGGTGGGGCTCAGCAAGCTGTGTTTAAACAAGCCCTTGGGGGTAATTTGATGCCTGCTAAAATTTGAACACCATTGCAATGGGTGTTAGTTTGTAATCCCCTGTTGAGCGTTCTCTAAATCTATAGTCTCTCTAGGGGCTGCTCCGTC is a window of Odocoileus virginianus isolate 20LAN1187 ecotype Illinois chromosome 23, Ovbor_1.2, whole genome shotgun sequence DNA encoding:
- the APOLD1 gene encoding apolipoprotein L domain-containing protein 1; amino-acid sequence: MDMERPAARELQGADALRRFQGLLLDRRGRLHGQLLRLREVARRLERLRRRSLAANVAGSSLSAAGAVAAIVGLSLSPVTLGVSLLASAVGLGVATAGGAVTITSDLALIFCNSRELRRVQEIAAICQDQMREMLSCLDFFRRGQGGGDRQLLQCGRNASIALYNSVYFIVFFGSRGFLVPRRAEGATRVSQAVLKAKIQKLAESLESCTRALDELSEQLEFRVQLYTKSSRGHDLKISADRPRGQFF